The DNA segment TGGGGTGAAGTCCTTTTTTTATGTTTGAAAACCTTTGTCTAGCAAGGGCTCAGGTTAATGCAAAATGCTCAAATATAAAGGAGACTATCCATCATGGAAAAAAAGACAATTTACTTCTTGTGCACTGGAAACTCTTGCCGAAGTCAGATGGCCGAAGGTTGGGCTAAGAAATACCTGGGAGATAGCTGGAATGTCTATAGTGCTGGTATTGAAGCACATGGGCTAAATCCCAATGCGGTGAAAGCGATGAAGGAAGTGGATATTGATATTTCCAACCAAACTTCGGATATTATCGACTCCGATTTGCTAAACAACGCTGATCTGGTCGTTACCTTGTGTGGGGATGCAGCAGATAAATGCCCGATTACACCTCCACAAGTAAGACGTGAACATTGGGGATTCGATGATCCTGCGAAAGCCCAAGGCACAGACGATGAAAAATGGGCTGTGTTCCAACGTGTTCGTGATCAGGTAGGAGAACGAATTAAAAGATTTGCTGAAACAGGCGAATAAAAAAACAAACAGCCGAGAGATATCTCGGCTGTTTTTAGAAGGAAAAAATTGAGATTATGATCAGCCATACGCATCAAAAAAAATTGATATGATAATGTTTTTGAGGATTAAGGTGATGCAAATGAAAGGAATGCTAAATTTAACAGATGGCCCCATAACGCCTGTACTTATGAAACTATCTCTTCCCATCATTGCTACAAACTTTATATCAACAACTTATGGACTTGTAGATATGATCTGGGTCGGAAAATTAGGAAGTGGCCCGGTGGCAGCGATAGGAACAGCTAATTTTTATGTGAACTTAGCTGTAGCAATATCT comes from the Paenibacillus lentus genome and includes:
- the arsC gene encoding arsenate reductase (thioredoxin), producing the protein MEKKTIYFLCTGNSCRSQMAEGWAKKYLGDSWNVYSAGIEAHGLNPNAVKAMKEVDIDISNQTSDIIDSDLLNNADLVVTLCGDAADKCPITPPQVRREHWGFDDPAKAQGTDDEKWAVFQRVRDQVGERIKRFAETGE